A window of the Brassica napus cultivar Da-Ae chromosome C5, Da-Ae, whole genome shotgun sequence genome harbors these coding sequences:
- the BNACNNG59690D gene encoding uncharacterized protein BNACNNG59690D, with protein MNKSPRIDIPPSSSPALASADGELNEYDIFSIDVTHTPPSSSPSQHPPARQLQRSKSGLKNVEASGILAALPEPSGNSYLNHVFHHKPAASSSPSSSSARTIPSAPKPPQERLPYTASFIGGGKFPQSAPVQVPLASLAMMNRHKKEFKLTDVVDEDEEEEEEEGEMLPPHEIVARSLAKSSLLSCSVLEGAGRTLKGRDLRQVRNAVFRRTGFID; from the coding sequence ATGAACAAAAGTCCACGCATCGATATCCCTCCATCGTCTTCTCCAGCTTTAGCTTCTGCAGATGGTGAGCTCAATGAATACGACATCTTCTCGATAGACGTAACTCACACTCCGccgtcttcttctccttcgcaACACCCACCTGCTCGCCAGCTTCAGAGGAGCAAAAGCGGTTTGAAAAACGTGGAAGCTTCTGGTATCCTCGCTGCTCTTCCCGAGCCTTCTGGCAACAGCTACCTCAACCACGTCTTTCACCATAAGCCTGCAGCTTCTTCCTCGCCTTCTTCGTCTTCGGCTCGAACCATTCCCTCAGCTCCTAAACCGCCTCAAGAGAGGCTTCCATATACAGCTTCTTTTATAGGTGGAGGGAAGTTTCCTCAGTCAGCTCCGGTTCAAGTGCCGTTAGCATCTTTGGCCATGATGAATCGTCATAAGAAGGAGTTCAAGCTTACTGATGTGGTGGATGaggatgaggaggaggaagaagaagaaggcgaaATGCTTCCTCCACATGAGATTGTAGCTCGGTCTTTGGCGAAGTCTTCTTTATTGTCTTGCTCGGTTCTTGAAGGAGCTGGAAGAACACTTAAAGGGAGAGATCTCCGGCAGGTAAGGAATGCTGTTTTCAGAAGAACCGGTTTCATAgattga